The following are encoded together in the Leucoraja erinacea ecotype New England chromosome 13, Leri_hhj_1, whole genome shotgun sequence genome:
- the LOC129702942 gene encoding uncharacterized protein LOC129702942 — protein sequence MSHFSFTQRSGCSEILELLDISNLLVLNDTVARKTNAWTKHEAISVILSHSQSAEELLKRRKVTRESILKYLTEHGMAVSTSSSKQQLIDDALLYWIQPLATSSHLLPFQLSAETARSVTPLVHSSSPTQTTSSPGTFPCNRRVCNTCRFTSSLDFIQGPNQSFQVQQRFTCTSFNLVYCIRCFRCQLLYIGETKRRLGDRFAQHLRSVRTNQPGVPVAQHFNSPSHSESDLSVLGLLHCHDYVQRKCEEQQLILHLGSLHPSGMNIDMSNF from the exons ATGTCCCATTTTTCATTTACTCAAAGAAGTGGATGTTCTGAAATCCTAGAATTATTAGATATCAGCAATTTGCTTGTACTGAACGATACCGTAGCCAGGAAGACAAATGCTTGGACCAAACACG aagCCATCAGCGTCATTCTGAGCCACAGCCAAAGTGCCGAAGAGCTCCTAAAACGCAGGAAAGTTACGCGAGAGTCAATATTGAAGTACTTAACAGAACATGGTATGGCTGTATCTACTTCATCAAGCAAACAACAGCTTATTGATGATGCCTTGCTTTATTGGATCCAAccgctggccacatcttcccatctactcccctttcagctttctgcagagactgctcgcTCGGTAACTCCCCTGGTCCATTCGTCCTCtccaacccaaaccacctcctccccaggtactttcccttgcaaccgcagggtatgcaacacttgtcgctttacctcctcccttgatttcattcaaggacccaaccagtctttccaggtgcagcagaggttcacctgcacctccttcaacctcgtctattgtatccgctgtttcaggtgtcagttgctctacatcggtgagaccaagcgcaggcttggcgatcgcttcgcccaacacctccgctcagttcgcactaaccaacctggtgtcccagtggctcagcacttcaactccccctcccattccgaatctgacctttctgtcctgggcctccttcattgccatgATTACGTCCAGCGCAAAtgtgaggaacagcaactcatacttcacttgggtagcttacaccccagcggtatgaacattgacatgtcTAATTTCTGA